One genomic window of Cottoperca gobio chromosome 10, fCotGob3.1, whole genome shotgun sequence includes the following:
- the LOC115014328 gene encoding ubiquitin carboxyl-terminal hydrolase 37-like, protein MNSSLQSLITLKDFSRDVSSQEEVWNSVPEAELIRSFMNVVLCQRSMDFSHKLRTLNLFRRALSVQAPEFGDNYQKDAHELLMTVFHQFRSLAPLLKEFAAMMGRSYRCPVEEHLVFTMRNTRTCKRCGAGSTCKEDFTNLSLNLVPGASVQEMLQDYLMETDLEFRCDCTANTSSQQSTFVTLPKVLMLNVKRFCFTPFKQMKKLSDLVHIYRELMLTSSQNDGWYSLVSIISHLGSEVNSGHYISDGIHPDTELDDPADHWLTFNDAEVTHTTGDSVIQQRQHTAFILFYQRRQM, encoded by the exons ATGAACTCCAGCCTGCAGAGCCTCATCACACTAAAGGACTTCAGCAGAGACGTCAGCAGCCAGGAGGAGGTGTGGAATTCAGTTCCTGAGGCTGAACTCATCAG AAGTTTCATGAACGTTGTGTTGTGCCAACGATCCATGGACTTCTCCCACAAACTGAGGACCCTCAACCTGTTCAGAAGGGCCCTCTCAGTCCAGGCTCCTGAGTTTGGGGATAACTACCAGAAA GACGCTCATGAGCTCCTGATGACCGTCTTCCATCAGTTCAGGAGTCTGGCCCCACTACTGAAGGAATTCGCCGCCATGATGGGAAGGAGCTACAGATGCCCTGTCGAGGAACACCTGGTGTTCACAATGCGAAACACCAGGACCTGCAAGAG ATGTGGAGCCGGGTCTACTTGTAAGGAGGACTTTACCAACCTGTCTCTCAACCTGGTGCCTGGAGCCTCAGTTCAGGAGATGCTCCAGGATTACCTTATG GAGACAGATTTGGAGTTCAGGTGTGACTGCACTGCCAACACATCCAGCCAGCAGTCCACCTTCGTGACCCTGCCCAA AGTTCTGATGCTGAATGTGAAGCGTTTTTGCTTCACTCCCTTCAAGCAGATGAAGAAGCTGAGCGACCTGGTCCACATCTACAGAGAGCTGATGCTGACCTCCAGCCAG AATGATGGCTGGTACAGTCTGGTTAGCATCATCAGCCACTTGGGCTCTGAAGTAAACAGTG GACACTACATCAGCGATGGGATTCATCCAGATACCGAGCTAGATGACCCCGCTGACCACTGGCTGACCTTCAACGATgcagaggtcacacacacaaccggGGACTCTGTGATCCAGCAACGTCAGCATACAGCC